Proteins from a single region of Rubeoparvulum massiliense:
- a CDS encoding molybdopterin-dependent oxidoreductase, giving the protein MTQLDHIKRNVCPRNCYGTCGILSYVQGGRLVKVEGDPKHGFSQGHLCAKGFAFTQYVYNEQRLKTPLLQTPRGSGNWEPISWEEAYERIAQKILELSQRYGSNQALGYDMFCGNLGQLHQGAIPALFNSMGAHTKLQGNVCLATGRNALIDQVGRADSPDPELMAVDQLIVIWGGNPAHTNVQQMKYVYEARSRGAYLVVIDPLYTATAAKADLYLQIRPGTDGLLALMILKILWKQGSLDEEWLASIDGWHPLARYLDEVVSMEMTEEITGVPVEGIKELAHLYAHCHPCSTWVGFGLQRHANGGQNVRAIHSLAQLLHPKASKFYYYAAIIDWFPNPLKNHPTPNLDDKENMRYLDINHFAKEALALQQPPLKFLWIALRNPWSQGQHLNELARLWEQLELVVTVDLYMSQTAERSDIVLPATTHFEEYDCNVGYWHHWIGLNEPAIPPYAQAKSDLQITCELTQYLNQLSPGFSNFPSHLTAKDWLDQLISPEICQLFGISSWEELREGPQHLREDLYEKRLMEQGIPPFALFSERAKGKGRPALPIYLPAYRDHEYPFQVLTPQSLLQCHSQYERLPWLHREENDERVRMHPETAARRGLQEGDFVNLYNQLGMVQRVVHLDSMLPEDILVTVQGGADPINQLLSREGKRKERQRNRFDYSSDFYDLFVEMKKVKEGSSV; this is encoded by the coding sequence ATGACACAATTGGATCATATCAAGCGTAATGTCTGTCCACGTAACTGCTATGGTACCTGTGGCATTCTCTCCTATGTTCAAGGTGGTCGTTTAGTCAAGGTGGAGGGAGATCCGAAGCACGGCTTCTCGCAGGGACATCTATGTGCCAAGGGATTTGCTTTCACTCAATATGTTTATAATGAACAACGTTTAAAGACGCCACTCTTACAAACCCCACGGGGATCAGGGAACTGGGAGCCCATTTCCTGGGAAGAAGCGTATGAACGGATCGCCCAGAAGATCCTTGAACTGTCTCAACGCTATGGGAGTAACCAGGCGTTGGGCTATGATATGTTTTGCGGTAACCTAGGTCAGTTACACCAAGGCGCAATTCCAGCTCTTTTTAATAGTATGGGGGCACATACGAAACTACAGGGTAATGTTTGCCTGGCAACGGGGAGAAATGCGCTCATTGATCAGGTAGGACGTGCTGATTCACCAGATCCTGAGCTCATGGCAGTTGATCAGTTAATCGTAATTTGGGGTGGTAATCCAGCCCATACCAATGTACAGCAGATGAAATATGTCTATGAGGCTCGTAGCCGTGGTGCTTATCTTGTGGTAATTGATCCTCTCTACACAGCCACAGCCGCCAAAGCAGATCTCTATTTACAAATTCGACCGGGTACCGATGGGCTTCTTGCCTTGATGATTTTGAAAATTCTCTGGAAGCAAGGAAGCCTCGATGAAGAATGGTTAGCATCCATCGATGGCTGGCATCCACTGGCACGTTACCTAGATGAAGTAGTGAGTATGGAGATGACGGAGGAGATCACAGGCGTTCCTGTTGAGGGTATCAAAGAATTAGCTCATCTTTATGCTCATTGCCATCCATGCTCTACCTGGGTGGGATTCGGTCTCCAACGTCATGCCAATGGAGGACAGAATGTTCGTGCCATCCACTCCTTGGCCCAACTACTCCATCCAAAAGCGAGTAAATTCTACTATTATGCAGCGATCATTGATTGGTTTCCCAATCCACTGAAGAATCATCCAACTCCCAACCTAGATGATAAGGAGAATATGCGTTACCTGGATATCAATCATTTCGCCAAAGAAGCGTTGGCATTACAGCAACCACCGCTGAAATTCCTCTGGATCGCCTTGCGTAATCCATGGTCACAAGGTCAGCACCTAAATGAATTGGCTCGATTATGGGAGCAGCTAGAGCTAGTGGTGACGGTGGATCTCTATATGAGTCAGACCGCTGAACGTTCAGACATCGTCTTGCCAGCAACAACACACTTCGAAGAGTATGACTGCAATGTAGGGTATTGGCATCACTGGATCGGACTAAATGAGCCTGCTATTCCACCTTATGCTCAGGCCAAAAGTGATCTACAGATCACATGTGAATTGACACAGTATCTGAATCAGCTTTCACCAGGATTCTCTAATTTTCCGTCTCATCTAACGGCAAAAGACTGGTTGGATCAGCTCATTTCACCAGAGATCTGCCAATTGTTTGGAATCTCTTCATGGGAGGAGCTACGAGAGGGACCACAACATCTTCGGGAAGATCTCTATGAGAAGAGATTGATGGAGCAGGGGATACCCCCTTTTGCTTTATTCTCTGAACGTGCAAAAGGAAAGGGAAGACCTGCTCTACCGATCTATCTTCCAGCTTACAGGGATCATGAGTATCCCTTTCAAGTTCTCACGCCGCAATCCCTGCTCCAATGCCATTCCCAATATGAACGCCTTCCATGGCTTCATCGAGAAGAGAATGATGAACGTGTACGTATGCATCCGGAAACAGCTGCAAGGAGAGGTCTACAGGAAGGGGATTTCGTGAATCTATACAATCAGCTTGGCATGGTTCAGCGGGTGGTTCATCTTGATTCCATGTTGCCTGAGGACATTCTGGTCACTGTACAAGGAGGGGCGGATCCTATTAATCAGTTATTATCGAGAGAAGGGAAACGTAAGGAGCGACAACGGAATCGCTTCGATTATAGTAGTGATTTTTATGACCTATTCGTAGAGATGAAGAAGGTTAAGGAAGGAAGCTCCGTATGA
- a CDS encoding PucR family transcriptional regulator — protein MINGEIHPSSCEQLIVQLLAGKGLQGIADFLSGYTQRSIMITDLTNHALASAVFPTVPLQGHAVTISPDELNPLQWDVDCESVHFRAHRFEIAAHNQCVGSLLISVEQMGEAIDEPVQGIITLGQSAALLCGLEYKRQDELKQVERQYKEAFLFDLLYSNLKSNEEIIARGKLWGWALASPHAVMVMEVDHYQNVARDNQLVAQLYNMVEIALLDFGVSPILMKRRGTVIAIVAIQGKKMREKKEKVSTLIQAIQKRMTPFIATNRAIWFGIGRDYDRPAELFRSFQEAKVAREFCEIMNLPNQLAYFIELGFSRIIYNHDLQELKEFYDETLGELITYDQEHDTEFVNTLRIYLNNDGDMTETANQLFLHRNTLRYRLNRIEEILDVRLSEVETQLNLVTAFRIQSVKRL, from the coding sequence ATGATCAATGGAGAAATACATCCAAGTAGCTGTGAGCAGTTGATTGTCCAACTCTTAGCAGGTAAGGGTCTACAAGGGATTGCTGACTTCCTTAGTGGCTATACACAGCGTTCCATTATGATTACTGATTTGACGAACCATGCTCTTGCATCAGCAGTCTTCCCAACAGTGCCTTTACAGGGACATGCGGTTACAATTTCTCCCGATGAGCTTAATCCACTTCAATGGGATGTGGATTGTGAATCGGTTCACTTTAGAGCTCACCGCTTTGAGATCGCAGCTCATAATCAATGCGTTGGGTCACTCCTTATCTCTGTAGAGCAGATGGGCGAAGCAATTGATGAACCTGTCCAAGGAATTATTACACTAGGTCAAAGTGCAGCCTTACTTTGTGGTCTAGAATATAAGCGTCAGGATGAACTGAAGCAAGTGGAGCGTCAATACAAGGAAGCATTTCTCTTTGATTTACTATATAGCAATTTAAAAAGCAATGAAGAGATTATTGCTCGAGGGAAGCTGTGGGGATGGGCTCTGGCTTCTCCCCATGCGGTGATGGTTATGGAAGTGGATCATTATCAAAATGTAGCCCGTGATAATCAACTCGTAGCTCAACTGTACAATATGGTTGAGATTGCCCTGCTTGACTTTGGAGTTTCTCCCATTCTAATGAAGAGAAGAGGCACAGTGATTGCCATTGTGGCCATTCAAGGGAAAAAAATGCGTGAGAAGAAAGAGAAAGTTTCTACACTCATACAGGCGATTCAGAAGCGAATGACTCCTTTTATTGCAACAAATCGGGCCATTTGGTTTGGCATTGGTCGGGATTATGACCGACCAGCGGAGTTATTTCGAAGCTTTCAGGAAGCAAAGGTGGCCCGAGAGTTCTGCGAAATCATGAATCTCCCTAATCAGCTTGCCTATTTTATTGAATTAGGCTTCTCACGGATCATTTATAATCATGATCTTCAGGAGCTAAAGGAATTCTATGACGAAACACTAGGTGAACTGATCACATATGATCAAGAACATGATACGGAGTTTGTAAATACCTTACGGATCTATTTAAACAATGATGGAGATATGACAGAGACAGCCAATCAGCTCTTCTTACATCGTAATACCTTACGCTATCGCCTGAATCGGATTGAAGAAATCTTAGATGTAAGACTATCCGAGGTTGAGACACAGCTAAATCTGGTCACCGCATTTCGTATTCAGAGTGTTAAACGGTTATAG
- a CDS encoding TorD/DmsD family molecular chaperone: MKIAEDKVQFPLEELNRGRQIIYQMFAHLFLGEWKQWERELAVVAEEIQWFKTLASKYDDEQVPFIFEQRFMVPGPYYIPPYASYHRRQSAQREGVSQGSLHEVTKQELLSLLELYEQMKFYLPVERGEQPDHLSMQFRFIQSLIASEEEGYETGDREYLRQIYQIEVRFIEQYLQSWLPRFCEKLLAAESHPFVQQIAAFIPSFIEEDYKELRQNLA, encoded by the coding sequence GTGAAAATTGCAGAAGATAAAGTGCAATTTCCCCTTGAAGAATTGAATCGAGGGAGACAGATAATCTACCAAATGTTCGCTCATCTATTTCTCGGAGAATGGAAGCAGTGGGAGCGGGAATTGGCAGTTGTCGCTGAAGAAATCCAATGGTTTAAGACGCTAGCATCAAAATATGATGATGAACAGGTCCCCTTTATCTTTGAGCAACGCTTTATGGTACCTGGTCCATATTATATTCCTCCCTATGCATCCTATCATCGACGTCAGTCTGCACAGAGGGAAGGTGTTTCCCAAGGGAGTCTGCACGAGGTGACGAAGCAGGAATTGCTTTCTCTCCTTGAACTCTATGAGCAGATGAAGTTCTATCTTCCGGTAGAGAGAGGAGAGCAGCCTGACCATCTTAGTATGCAGTTCCGTTTTATTCAATCCTTAATCGCTTCAGAAGAAGAAGGATATGAAACTGGTGATAGGGAGTACCTACGACAAATTTATCAGATTGAAGTCCGGTTTATTGAACAGTATCTTCAATCATGGCTTCCCAGGTTTTGTGAGAAGCTGTTAGCAGCAGAATCCCATCCCTTCGTCCAACAGATTGCAGCGTTTATCCCATCGTTTATCGAAGAAGATTATAAGGAATTGAGACAAAATTTAGCGTAG
- a CDS encoding molybdopterin-dependent oxidoreductase, with protein sequence MENKGISRRRFLKGLGAIGGVAVVAPAFVGPVKQTINGVWGDLPHGVGAATQDYTAEDVIFTTCEQCNTHCTIKTHIVSGGESGPYTSLIRKISGNQYSPITTVPYGPIPYETPMDEGVKGLGDVARDSHGLRGGRTCLKGQAGIQIAYDTYRVKKPLKRVGKRGSGEWKTISWEEAYQAIIEGDPELGTPGLKEIWAYVPEKPVMDDWTKVKAGEMSFEAFDQKYKDLLIDTKHPDFGPKSNQIGIMAGDRRDFIERFLNSMGTANYFHHGGICGMSSVMGNQRSYEGKKKKKRQYVDLDHIQFMIVWGTNPLVANKGPTWLAPQITNALQRGMKMAVIEPRMSKTAEKADHWVPIKPGTDGALALAMGRWIVENQRYDLTYLLNPNKAAAELDGEPTWSDATFLVDVSKPNRPKLRASDLGIGTDKQYVVLENGQPVPHDLAQEGTLEVDTIIGEIHVKSAFTLYKERVMEKTLEEYADITGIDVETIIRLAEEFTSHGKRAATMVYRGPAMHGNGYYASRAIAILNHLLGNYDWKGGNITTGAFYKEVEGRYDLLSVPNANTGWGLNVARYLSKYEKSTLFERDGYPARRPWFQFGAHTVYEVLPSIAEGYPYGLKALFIHRMSPVLSSPLGRNQAKYLADPAILPLVVASDVQIGDTSQYADFILPDTTYLERWGWEAIYPNIKTKFASVFQPVTRVYPDVLSFENVLIELGKRMKWPGVGEQAFPDGSPLHEELDYYLKRVANIAFDETPVPDASDQEVEIFIKARQKALGKYFVVERWQQAVKPEEWRKVLFVLNRGGRFEGSGDEYRGEHVKYGLYAQANFYDEGVAGGRNSYHGEFFDGIPRHEEIQYYNGDPVQAKYPLQFINWKSRNLGTTRTVSSAWLREVRADNYLWINPLDAQSRQLKTGDQVKVIADGHTALATILVTEGIRPGVVGSAYNMGQSGYGVNRPSIDGAQMKSLPTYGHIPFRTNQPMKEESGYAGGREAGFRINELLMPDPSFTDGTIVDLIGGAPGQLDLFVEITKA encoded by the coding sequence ATGGAGAATAAGGGGATCAGTCGTCGCCGATTCTTAAAGGGATTAGGTGCCATTGGTGGTGTGGCCGTGGTGGCCCCTGCATTTGTGGGACCTGTTAAGCAAACCATCAATGGTGTCTGGGGAGATCTTCCCCATGGTGTAGGAGCAGCTACGCAGGATTATACCGCAGAGGATGTCATCTTCACCACCTGTGAGCAATGTAATACCCACTGTACCATTAAGACTCATATTGTCTCTGGTGGAGAGAGTGGTCCTTACACCTCCTTGATTCGAAAAATCTCAGGCAATCAGTATAGTCCTATTACTACCGTGCCTTACGGACCCATCCCCTATGAAACACCCATGGATGAAGGGGTGAAGGGATTAGGCGATGTAGCCCGAGATAGCCATGGCTTACGGGGAGGTCGTACCTGCTTAAAGGGCCAAGCTGGAATTCAGATCGCCTATGATACCTATCGTGTAAAAAAGCCGCTCAAGCGGGTAGGAAAACGGGGGAGCGGTGAATGGAAGACCATCAGCTGGGAAGAAGCCTATCAAGCGATCATTGAAGGCGATCCGGAATTAGGAACACCAGGCTTGAAGGAGATATGGGCTTATGTACCAGAAAAGCCAGTGATGGACGATTGGACGAAGGTAAAAGCTGGTGAGATGAGCTTTGAAGCCTTTGACCAGAAATATAAGGATCTGTTAATTGACACGAAGCATCCTGATTTTGGCCCCAAGTCCAATCAAATAGGGATTATGGCAGGGGACCGTCGTGATTTTATTGAACGCTTTCTGAACAGCATGGGGACCGCCAATTATTTTCACCATGGTGGAATCTGTGGAATGAGCAGTGTCATGGGGAATCAGCGCTCCTATGAAGGGAAGAAGAAGAAAAAACGACAGTATGTTGATCTGGATCATATTCAATTCATGATCGTCTGGGGCACCAATCCATTGGTCGCCAATAAAGGACCCACATGGTTGGCACCACAGATTACCAATGCATTACAGCGTGGAATGAAGATGGCGGTGATTGAGCCAAGGATGAGTAAGACTGCAGAAAAAGCCGACCATTGGGTACCGATCAAACCAGGTACGGACGGAGCATTAGCGCTGGCCATGGGACGCTGGATTGTGGAGAATCAACGCTATGATCTAACCTATCTCCTCAATCCCAACAAAGCAGCGGCAGAGCTAGATGGAGAGCCAACCTGGAGCGATGCTACCTTCTTAGTAGACGTGAGTAAGCCCAATCGTCCCAAGCTACGAGCCAGTGATCTTGGTATCGGTACTGATAAGCAGTATGTGGTATTGGAGAATGGCCAACCTGTTCCCCATGATCTTGCTCAAGAAGGGACGCTAGAGGTAGATACCATTATCGGGGAGATTCATGTGAAATCTGCCTTTACCCTCTATAAGGAACGGGTCATGGAGAAAACGCTCGAAGAGTATGCTGACATTACAGGCATTGATGTAGAGACGATTATCCGCTTAGCGGAGGAGTTCACCTCCCATGGGAAACGAGCAGCTACCATGGTCTACCGTGGGCCAGCTATGCATGGGAACGGATATTATGCCTCAAGGGCCATCGCTATTCTCAATCACCTACTGGGTAATTATGATTGGAAGGGTGGCAACATCACTACAGGCGCTTTCTATAAAGAGGTAGAAGGACGTTATGATCTTCTAAGCGTTCCCAATGCGAACACAGGCTGGGGTCTCAATGTGGCTCGTTATCTCTCGAAATATGAGAAGAGCACCCTGTTTGAGCGCGATGGCTATCCTGCTCGTCGCCCCTGGTTCCAATTTGGTGCGCATACGGTCTATGAGGTTTTACCATCCATTGCAGAGGGATATCCCTATGGCTTGAAGGCGCTCTTCATTCATCGGATGTCACCGGTCTTATCTTCACCACTGGGTCGTAATCAAGCGAAATATCTCGCTGATCCAGCCATCCTACCCTTGGTAGTGGCATCCGATGTGCAGATTGGTGATACCTCGCAATATGCAGACTTTATTTTACCGGATACGACTTACCTGGAGCGGTGGGGATGGGAGGCTATTTATCCCAATATCAAAACCAAGTTTGCCAGCGTCTTTCAGCCAGTTACTCGCGTCTATCCAGATGTGTTATCCTTTGAGAATGTCTTGATTGAGCTTGGCAAACGGATGAAGTGGCCTGGTGTTGGTGAGCAAGCCTTCCCTGATGGTAGTCCGCTCCATGAGGAGTTAGATTACTATTTAAAACGTGTGGCCAATATTGCCTTTGATGAAACACCGGTACCCGATGCCAGTGATCAAGAGGTAGAGATCTTTATCAAAGCGCGGCAAAAAGCCTTAGGTAAATATTTTGTAGTGGAGCGTTGGCAGCAAGCGGTAAAGCCAGAGGAATGGCGGAAGGTGCTCTTTGTTCTGAATCGTGGTGGCCGCTTTGAGGGTTCAGGAGATGAGTACCGCGGTGAACACGTGAAATATGGCTTGTATGCGCAAGCCAATTTCTATGATGAGGGTGTAGCTGGTGGGCGTAATAGCTATCATGGAGAATTCTTCGACGGGATCCCACGTCATGAAGAGATTCAATACTATAATGGCGATCCTGTACAAGCGAAATATCCTCTCCAATTTATCAATTGGAAGTCACGCAATTTGGGCACTACCCGTACTGTAAGCAGTGCCTGGTTACGGGAGGTACGTGCAGATAATTATCTCTGGATCAATCCGTTGGATGCTCAGAGTCGCCAGCTAAAGACGGGGGATCAGGTAAAGGTGATTGCTGATGGACATACAGCTCTGGCAACGATTCTTGTCACGGAAGGGATTCGTCCAGGCGTGGTAGGATCCGCTTATAATATGGGACAGTCTGGTTATGGTGTAAATCGTCCTAGTATCGACGGAGCGCAGATGAAGTCATTGCCTACCTATGGACATATCCCATTCCGAACGAATCAGCCAATGAAGGAGGAGTCGGGGTACGCAGGAGGTCGTGAAGCAGGCTTTCGCATTAATGAATTATTGATGCCTGATCCCAGCTTTACAGATGGAACCATCGTGGATCTTATCGGTGGTGCCCCTGGTCAATTGGATCTCTTTGTGGAGATTACGAAGGCGTAA
- the nrfD gene encoding NrfD/PsrC family molybdoenzyme membrane anchor subunit: protein MEEILQGQRLIKSKQTNFNGWIITLSLLFLAGGYFIAERLIRGLEVTNLTSSMPWGAWIAFYIFFVGLSAGSFLLSSLIYVFNMREFEKVGKAALFTAIICMVVAGTFVFVDLGRPERVLNAIIFWNVTSILSWEVHFYIVYVLLLSVELYIAMREDLVRLRTSETIKGKIARLLTSKKSVISAYTQKRDHLWMKILGMIGIPLAIFGVHGGTGTLFAVVKARVGWNTALFPIIFVVSAMVSGTALLLAMYIIKRKAQRKSIDQKMVQKLSALMIAFLIVDLGLQFFEYLVGFYGLEHEHLATLRTTMASPFSWSFWGVQLFLGSLIPIVLFFWRRTRTSVNAMLAAAILIVIGIIGVRFNIVVPALIVPLFDGLPAGYYYPTLSEWMSTIGIIAFGLLLYTFGEKILPIDDENLQNGGLQHGE from the coding sequence ATGGAGGAGATTTTACAAGGTCAACGGCTGATTAAATCGAAGCAGACCAACTTCAATGGGTGGATCATCACGTTAAGCCTATTATTTCTTGCAGGTGGCTATTTTATCGCAGAACGTCTCATTCGTGGCTTAGAGGTGACCAATCTAACCAGTTCCATGCCATGGGGAGCGTGGATCGCATTCTATATTTTCTTTGTAGGGCTCAGTGCTGGCTCTTTTCTACTCTCTTCACTTATCTATGTGTTTAACATGAGAGAATTTGAGAAGGTGGGTAAGGCTGCCTTATTCACAGCCATCATCTGTATGGTGGTAGCAGGCACCTTCGTTTTCGTGGATCTCGGTCGTCCTGAACGAGTACTAAATGCAATCATCTTTTGGAATGTAACCAGTATTCTTTCCTGGGAGGTTCACTTCTATATTGTCTATGTCCTTTTGCTCTCGGTAGAGCTCTATATCGCCATGCGTGAGGACCTAGTGAGACTACGTACATCAGAGACGATTAAAGGGAAAATCGCCCGTCTCCTCACCAGTAAAAAGAGTGTCATCTCAGCCTATACCCAGAAACGCGACCATCTCTGGATGAAAATTTTGGGGATGATCGGTATTCCACTCGCTATCTTCGGAGTACATGGTGGAACAGGGACATTATTTGCGGTGGTGAAGGCCAGAGTAGGTTGGAATACCGCATTGTTCCCCATCATTTTCGTTGTCTCGGCCATGGTCTCGGGAACAGCACTCTTGCTTGCCATGTATATTATTAAGCGCAAAGCGCAACGGAAGTCCATCGATCAGAAGATGGTGCAGAAGCTCTCTGCCTTGATGATCGCCTTCCTCATCGTGGACCTAGGTCTACAATTCTTTGAATATCTCGTTGGTTTCTATGGCTTAGAGCATGAGCATCTTGCCACCTTACGAACTACCATGGCTAGTCCATTCTCCTGGTCATTCTGGGGAGTTCAACTCTTCTTAGGCTCACTTATTCCCATCGTTCTCTTCTTCTGGAGGCGAACGCGTACATCGGTGAATGCCATGTTAGCAGCAGCCATACTCATTGTAATTGGGATTATCGGGGTACGCTTTAACATTGTTGTACCTGCGCTCATCGTTCCACTCTTTGATGGCTTGCCTGCAGGGTATTATTATCCAACTCTAAGCGAATGGATGAGCACCATAGGGATCATCGCCTTTGGCTTACTTCTCTATACCTTCGGAGAAAAAATCTTACCAATCGATGATGAGAATCTACAGAATGGAGGGTTACAGCATGGAGAATAA
- a CDS encoding 4Fe-4S dicluster domain-containing protein gives MSKQQSPKWVMVIDLQKCVGCDTCTVSCKAENRTPPGISYNIVMEEERGVFPNVKRVNIPRPCMQCDKPACVQVCPTRATYKMENGIVTIDNDRCIGCRYCIVACPYGARSFDFGESYEDEMLGYNQITSPEYGKDRGERKAGKAPIGTVRKCNFCFHRLERGEEPACVETCIGDARYFGDINDPESIVSKLAASPRAFRLKEELGTQPSVIYLK, from the coding sequence ATGTCGAAACAGCAGAGTCCCAAATGGGTTATGGTCATCGATCTGCAGAAATGTGTAGGTTGTGATACGTGTACTGTTTCTTGTAAGGCGGAGAATCGTACACCACCAGGTATTTCGTACAACATTGTCATGGAGGAGGAACGAGGTGTATTTCCTAATGTGAAACGGGTCAATATTCCTCGTCCCTGCATGCAGTGCGATAAGCCAGCATGCGTTCAGGTTTGTCCAACACGAGCTACCTACAAAATGGAGAATGGAATCGTCACCATCGATAATGATCGTTGTATTGGCTGCCGCTATTGCATTGTTGCTTGTCCTTATGGAGCCAGATCCTTCGACTTCGGCGAAAGCTACGAAGATGAGATGCTTGGCTACAATCAGATTACCAGTCCAGAGTATGGAAAGGATCGTGGTGAACGGAAGGCTGGTAAGGCACCCATTGGTACCGTACGAAAATGTAATTTCTGCTTTCATCGCTTAGAACGCGGTGAGGAGCCAGCCTGTGTGGAGACCTGTATCGGGGATGCTCGTTACTTTGGGGATATCAATGACCCGGAGAGCATTGTTTCAAAGCTCGCTGCGAGTCCACGAGCATTTCGCTTGAAGGAAGAGTTAGGGACACAGCCAAGTGTCATCTATCTAAAATAG
- a CDS encoding sigma-54-dependent transcriptional regulator, with amino-acid sequence MKVWMQVPILIVDDEEEFRTMLAQRLQRKNYQCFTAANGVEALALLAEREFAVVLSDIRMPQMDGLTLLEEVEKLKSGTQVIMITGHGTIETAIEAMKKGAYDYVTKPIQVQELEVLLSKAAEKYHLYRENLHLKAVLRERQPDTSLIAVSPQMKSLLVKAERVAITNSPVLITGESGTGKELIAQYIYQHSNREAQPFMPINMGALPEQLLESELFGHVKGAFTGASQEKHGLVEIVDQGTLLLDEIGDMPYALQVKLLRFLESGEFRPVGGTRIKKVDVRVIAATNANLEDKIAAGQFRADLYYRLNVIELRIPPLRERREDILPLSNYFLQKKSIQFQEEKELSKEAEQALLHYDFPGNVRELSHMIERGIILCPGRFIETEHLGFPQASELFSKTLTPLKEMERQHILEVLNFCHWNKTKAAALLEISVRNLYRKIEEYGLEPKDLSRSSF; translated from the coding sequence GTGAAGGTTTGGATGCAGGTACCCATCTTGATCGTTGATGATGAGGAAGAATTTAGAACCATGCTCGCGCAACGTCTTCAGCGCAAAAACTATCAATGCTTTACTGCAGCAAATGGTGTGGAAGCCTTGGCTCTTTTGGCAGAGCGGGAGTTTGCTGTTGTCTTGAGCGACATAAGAATGCCACAAATGGATGGACTCACCCTTCTGGAAGAGGTGGAGAAGCTGAAGAGTGGTACACAGGTGATCATGATTACAGGGCATGGAACCATTGAGACAGCCATCGAAGCCATGAAGAAAGGTGCATATGATTATGTTACGAAACCCATTCAAGTACAGGAATTAGAGGTGCTATTAAGTAAGGCTGCTGAGAAGTATCATCTTTATCGGGAAAATCTTCATCTCAAGGCTGTCCTCCGCGAGCGTCAACCAGATACCTCGTTGATTGCCGTCTCTCCACAGATGAAATCACTATTAGTGAAGGCGGAGCGTGTGGCTATCACCAATAGTCCTGTTCTGATCACCGGCGAAAGTGGAACAGGGAAAGAGTTAATTGCTCAATATATCTATCAGCATAGTAATCGGGAGGCGCAACCATTTATGCCCATCAATATGGGGGCCCTTCCTGAGCAATTACTGGAGAGTGAGTTATTCGGCCATGTCAAGGGAGCCTTCACTGGGGCTAGCCAGGAGAAGCATGGCTTGGTGGAGATCGTGGATCAGGGTACGCTACTATTGGATGAGATCGGGGATATGCCTTATGCATTACAGGTAAAATTACTCCGCTTTCTTGAATCAGGGGAGTTTCGTCCTGTGGGTGGAACACGGATTAAGAAAGTGGATGTCCGTGTGATTGCAGCCACCAATGCCAATCTGGAGGATAAGATCGCTGCAGGTCAATTTCGTGCCGATCTCTATTATCGTCTGAATGTAATCGAACTGCGAATTCCACCACTTCGGGAACGGAGAGAGGATATTTTACCGCTAAGTAATTACTTCCTACAGAAGAAAAGCATACAGTTCCAAGAGGAGAAGGAGCTAAGCAAGGAAGCAGAGCAAGCTTTACTCCATTATGACTTTCCTGGTAATGTACGGGAGCTCTCGCATATGATTGAGCGGGGCATCATCCTCTGTCCCGGACGGTTTATTGAGACAGAGCATCTTGGTTTTCCTCAAGCATCTGAACTCTTTAGCAAAACATTAACACCGCTGAAGGAGATGGAGCGGCAGCATATTCTAGAGGTTCTGAACTTCTGTCATTGGAATAAGACGAAGGCAGCTGCCCTATTAGAGATAAGTGTACGGAATCTCTATCGAAAGATCGAAGAGTATGGCTTGGAGCCAAAAGATCTATCAAGGAGTTCATTCTGA